A single window of Lutzomyia longipalpis isolate SR_M1_2022 chromosome 1, ASM2433408v1 DNA harbors:
- the LOC129797469 gene encoding endothelin-converting enzyme 2 isoform X2, whose protein sequence is MRHTPTFSVAWSLGASTAAVHPTLGDNPYAVGIQSRFRRKYFHKTIFISLIFIIAILLIGIIVLACQDRMVRICETTECLRAAANFKLSMDQTADPCEDFYQFTCGNWAEEHPRPDSSMSNDWFSEKQVKIMRQVRSFLQENGTADEPLPVNQTRIVFSACMDTETMDKVGLKPIYKYLKLFNLPIIPTFLNITNVDYSTYNFDWIKSIASIKRYFGMDVMVGFDLMPDPENRSVYRMAIGTPELDTGIPFNNDNLKKAQRIRRRLELFGIHSINDESVILEEDEDEDEDSLVGGAYGRYVSEVISAIILDYKNTTLEEESVANILSAGKMIFNTTRVLYRLNQAAENASKEKDTDPMNDIMNLSVMELQNSTDSYIYPHEGMPLWEKYISLLFVDVPEVNLDLEKDKLLTSSGDLLYLQTLVEFVANSSLARIELYIWWAVVEELIIHTTTEMRSLHNQYAKSVTSLEGSLSRSLYCANGVNQLMGMAVSYAIADREFLKRTKPNVELMLQLIRMAFNNLVVTTTWMDAETKAVTLEKSAAMKSLIGFPEWILEKGTLLNFYKGVNVTNSTHLDNMLNVLHRNMLEKLMNFRHENKFGWATSPTNVNAFHTFQANAITIPLAILQYPFYHLGLEALNYGAIGTILGHELTHGFDDSGRHFDKNGNIRQWWSNRTIDEYENRTSCFVKFYSQYYLPEVSDYINGELTLGENIADNGGLREAFNAYKLYTERNGREDLLPGFENYTHDQLFFMSYGNLWCESMTTVATKWALEDSHCPGKIRLHGVLSNSPEFARTFNCKKGSGMYPAERCRVW, encoded by the exons ATGCGGCACACGCCAACATTTTCCGTTGCTTGGTCTCTTG GAGCATCAACTGCTGCCGTACATCCAACACTTGGGGACAATCCATACGCCGTGGGCATTCAATCGAG GTTCAGAAGGAAGTATTTCCACAAAACCATTTTCATCTCTCTGATCTTTATCATTGCGATTCTCCTGATTGGGATCATCGTGCTGGCATGTCAAG ACCGAATGGTAAGAATTTGCGAGACTACAGAGTGCCTTAGGGCTGCTGCCAATTTTAAACTCTCTATGGATCAAACTGCTGATCCCTGTGAAGATTTCTATCAGTTCACATGCGGAAATTGGGCAGAAGAGCATCCCCGTCCAGATTCATCCATGTCTAATGATTGGTTCAGTGAGAAGCAAGTAAAGATCATGAGGCAGGTGCGATCATTTCTTCAGGAGAATGGCACTGCCGATGAACCCCTTCCCGTGAATCAGACAAGAATTGTCTTCTCGGCCTGCATGGATACCGAAACAATGGATAAGGTCGGCCTGAAGCCCATCTACAAGTATTTAAAACTCTTCAACCTACCCATCATCCCTACATTCCTCAACATCACCAACGTAGACTACAGCACCTACAATTTTGACTGGATTAAATCCATTGCATCTATAAAGAGATATTTTGGAATGGATGTGATGGTGGGATTTGATCTGATGCCTGATCCTGAAAACAGATCAGTCTATCGAATGGCCATTGGGACGCCGGAACTAGATACAGGGATACCATt CAATAACGACAATCTCAAGAAAGCACAGCGGATCCGAAGACGTCTAGAGCTTTTTGGAATTCACTCAATAAACGATGAGTCTGTGATTCTGGAAGAGGATGAGGACGAAGATGAAGATTCTCTTGTGGGTGGTGCATACGGGAGGTATGTTTCGGAAGTAATATCTGCCATAATTCTCGACTACAAAAACACCACACTCGAGGAGGAGAGTGTGGCGAATATTCTTAGTGCTGGAAAGATGATTTTCAACACAACACGAGTCCTGTACAGACTCAATCAAGCCGCTGAGAATGCGTCCAAGGAGAAGGATACTGATCCCATGAATGACATCATGAATCTGAGTGTGATGGAACTGCAAAATTCAACTGATTCCTACATTTATCCACACGAGGGGATGCCTCTGTGGGAGAAGTACATCTCATTGCTCTTTGTGGATGTTCCGGAAGTCAATTTGGATTTGGAGAAGGACAAACTACTCACCAGTAGTGGTGATTTGCTATACCTTCAGACACTTGTGGAATTCGTGGCAAATAGCTCCCTGGCCAGGATTGAGTTGTACATTTGGTGGGCTGTTGTGGAGGAATTGATCATTCACACAACCACCGAAATGCGCAGCCTTCACAATCAGTATGCAAAATCCGTTACAAGCTTGGAGGGTTCCCTTTCGAGATCCCTCTACTGCGCCAATGGGGTCAATCAACTCATGGGGATGGCCGTGAGCTATGCCATTGCTGATCGTGAATTCTTGAAGCGTACTAAACCAAATGTGGAACTGATGCTTCAACTCATTCGGATGGCCTTCAACAATCTCGTGGTGACCACAACGTGGATGGATGCTGAAACCAAAGCAGTCACCCTGGAGAAATCTGCTGCCATGAAGAGTCTCATTGGCTTCCCCGAATGGATCCTCGAGAAGGGAACACTCTTGAATTTCTACAAAGGTGTCAATGTGACCAATTCCACCCACCTGGATAACATGCTCAATGTACTGCACAGGAATATGTTGGAGAAATTAATGAACTTCCGGCATGAGAATAAATTTGGATGGGCCACATCCCCAACCAATGTTAATGCTTTCCACACATTCCAGGCCAATGCCATAA CTATTCCTCTGGCCATACTTCAGTATCCTTTCTATCATTTGGGACTTGA AGCTTTAAATTACGGAGCCATCGGGACAATTCTGGGGCATGAGTTGACTCACGGATTTGACGACAGTGGCCGGCATTTTGACAAAAACGGAAACATCCGCCAGTGGTGGTCCAACAGAACAATTGACGAGTATGAAAATCGTACATCCTGTTTCGTGAAGTTCTACAGTCAATACTACCTCCCAGAAGTTTCGGATTAT ATCAATGGAGAACTAACTCTGGGGGAGAATATCGCAGACAACGGTGGCCTTAGAGAAGCCTTTAATGCTTACAAATTGTACACAGAAAGGAACGGAAGGGAGGACCTCTTACCTGGCTTTGAGAACTACACCCATGATCAGCTCTTCTTCATGTCCTATGGCAAT CTCTGGTGTGAATCAATGACAACAGTGGCGACCAAGTGGGCTCTCGAGGATTCCCATTGCCCAGGAAAAATTCGCCTTCATGGTGTTCTATCCAATTCCCCAGAATTTGCCAGGACATTCAACTGCAAAAAGGGATCAGGCATGTACCCAGCCGAGCGCTGTCGCGTCTGGTAG
- the LOC129797469 gene encoding endothelin-converting enzyme 2 isoform X1, giving the protein MISNNSKVWTTATENGLSRASTAAVHPTLGDNPYAVGIQSRFRRKYFHKTIFISLIFIIAILLIGIIVLACQDRMVRICETTECLRAAANFKLSMDQTADPCEDFYQFTCGNWAEEHPRPDSSMSNDWFSEKQVKIMRQVRSFLQENGTADEPLPVNQTRIVFSACMDTETMDKVGLKPIYKYLKLFNLPIIPTFLNITNVDYSTYNFDWIKSIASIKRYFGMDVMVGFDLMPDPENRSVYRMAIGTPELDTGIPFNNDNLKKAQRIRRRLELFGIHSINDESVILEEDEDEDEDSLVGGAYGRYVSEVISAIILDYKNTTLEEESVANILSAGKMIFNTTRVLYRLNQAAENASKEKDTDPMNDIMNLSVMELQNSTDSYIYPHEGMPLWEKYISLLFVDVPEVNLDLEKDKLLTSSGDLLYLQTLVEFVANSSLARIELYIWWAVVEELIIHTTTEMRSLHNQYAKSVTSLEGSLSRSLYCANGVNQLMGMAVSYAIADREFLKRTKPNVELMLQLIRMAFNNLVVTTTWMDAETKAVTLEKSAAMKSLIGFPEWILEKGTLLNFYKGVNVTNSTHLDNMLNVLHRNMLEKLMNFRHENKFGWATSPTNVNAFHTFQANAITIPLAILQYPFYHLGLEALNYGAIGTILGHELTHGFDDSGRHFDKNGNIRQWWSNRTIDEYENRTSCFVKFYSQYYLPEVSDYINGELTLGENIADNGGLREAFNAYKLYTERNGREDLLPGFENYTHDQLFFMSYGNLWCESMTTVATKWALEDSHCPGKIRLHGVLSNSPEFARTFNCKKGSGMYPAERCRVW; this is encoded by the exons GAGCATCAACTGCTGCCGTACATCCAACACTTGGGGACAATCCATACGCCGTGGGCATTCAATCGAG GTTCAGAAGGAAGTATTTCCACAAAACCATTTTCATCTCTCTGATCTTTATCATTGCGATTCTCCTGATTGGGATCATCGTGCTGGCATGTCAAG ACCGAATGGTAAGAATTTGCGAGACTACAGAGTGCCTTAGGGCTGCTGCCAATTTTAAACTCTCTATGGATCAAACTGCTGATCCCTGTGAAGATTTCTATCAGTTCACATGCGGAAATTGGGCAGAAGAGCATCCCCGTCCAGATTCATCCATGTCTAATGATTGGTTCAGTGAGAAGCAAGTAAAGATCATGAGGCAGGTGCGATCATTTCTTCAGGAGAATGGCACTGCCGATGAACCCCTTCCCGTGAATCAGACAAGAATTGTCTTCTCGGCCTGCATGGATACCGAAACAATGGATAAGGTCGGCCTGAAGCCCATCTACAAGTATTTAAAACTCTTCAACCTACCCATCATCCCTACATTCCTCAACATCACCAACGTAGACTACAGCACCTACAATTTTGACTGGATTAAATCCATTGCATCTATAAAGAGATATTTTGGAATGGATGTGATGGTGGGATTTGATCTGATGCCTGATCCTGAAAACAGATCAGTCTATCGAATGGCCATTGGGACGCCGGAACTAGATACAGGGATACCATt CAATAACGACAATCTCAAGAAAGCACAGCGGATCCGAAGACGTCTAGAGCTTTTTGGAATTCACTCAATAAACGATGAGTCTGTGATTCTGGAAGAGGATGAGGACGAAGATGAAGATTCTCTTGTGGGTGGTGCATACGGGAGGTATGTTTCGGAAGTAATATCTGCCATAATTCTCGACTACAAAAACACCACACTCGAGGAGGAGAGTGTGGCGAATATTCTTAGTGCTGGAAAGATGATTTTCAACACAACACGAGTCCTGTACAGACTCAATCAAGCCGCTGAGAATGCGTCCAAGGAGAAGGATACTGATCCCATGAATGACATCATGAATCTGAGTGTGATGGAACTGCAAAATTCAACTGATTCCTACATTTATCCACACGAGGGGATGCCTCTGTGGGAGAAGTACATCTCATTGCTCTTTGTGGATGTTCCGGAAGTCAATTTGGATTTGGAGAAGGACAAACTACTCACCAGTAGTGGTGATTTGCTATACCTTCAGACACTTGTGGAATTCGTGGCAAATAGCTCCCTGGCCAGGATTGAGTTGTACATTTGGTGGGCTGTTGTGGAGGAATTGATCATTCACACAACCACCGAAATGCGCAGCCTTCACAATCAGTATGCAAAATCCGTTACAAGCTTGGAGGGTTCCCTTTCGAGATCCCTCTACTGCGCCAATGGGGTCAATCAACTCATGGGGATGGCCGTGAGCTATGCCATTGCTGATCGTGAATTCTTGAAGCGTACTAAACCAAATGTGGAACTGATGCTTCAACTCATTCGGATGGCCTTCAACAATCTCGTGGTGACCACAACGTGGATGGATGCTGAAACCAAAGCAGTCACCCTGGAGAAATCTGCTGCCATGAAGAGTCTCATTGGCTTCCCCGAATGGATCCTCGAGAAGGGAACACTCTTGAATTTCTACAAAGGTGTCAATGTGACCAATTCCACCCACCTGGATAACATGCTCAATGTACTGCACAGGAATATGTTGGAGAAATTAATGAACTTCCGGCATGAGAATAAATTTGGATGGGCCACATCCCCAACCAATGTTAATGCTTTCCACACATTCCAGGCCAATGCCATAA CTATTCCTCTGGCCATACTTCAGTATCCTTTCTATCATTTGGGACTTGA AGCTTTAAATTACGGAGCCATCGGGACAATTCTGGGGCATGAGTTGACTCACGGATTTGACGACAGTGGCCGGCATTTTGACAAAAACGGAAACATCCGCCAGTGGTGGTCCAACAGAACAATTGACGAGTATGAAAATCGTACATCCTGTTTCGTGAAGTTCTACAGTCAATACTACCTCCCAGAAGTTTCGGATTAT ATCAATGGAGAACTAACTCTGGGGGAGAATATCGCAGACAACGGTGGCCTTAGAGAAGCCTTTAATGCTTACAAATTGTACACAGAAAGGAACGGAAGGGAGGACCTCTTACCTGGCTTTGAGAACTACACCCATGATCAGCTCTTCTTCATGTCCTATGGCAAT CTCTGGTGTGAATCAATGACAACAGTGGCGACCAAGTGGGCTCTCGAGGATTCCCATTGCCCAGGAAAAATTCGCCTTCATGGTGTTCTATCCAATTCCCCAGAATTTGCCAGGACATTCAACTGCAAAAAGGGATCAGGCATGTACCCAGCCGAGCGCTGTCGCGTCTGGTAG